Proteins found in one Bartonella krasnovii genomic segment:
- a CDS encoding riboflavin synthase, whose translation MFTGIITDIGCVEDVQSLKQGMRVKISTRYPIESLAIGASIACSGICLTVVERGFKQGDSNWFAVEAWEETLRLTNLSQWKKGTFINLERSLRLGDEMGGHLVSGHIDDLAEIVEQKNEGDAIRFYLKASRKFMPFIVSKGSLALNGTSLTVNSVEDCVFDVLIIRHTLEMTTWGQAKIGDWVNLEIDQLARYAAKLFAFKREDE comes from the coding sequence ATGTTCACAGGAATTATAACGGATATCGGTTGTGTTGAAGATGTTCAATCTTTAAAGCAGGGGATGCGTGTAAAGATTTCTACACGCTATCCTATAGAGAGCTTAGCAATTGGTGCGTCAATTGCGTGCTCAGGAATTTGTCTGACAGTTGTGGAACGAGGCTTTAAACAAGGAGATTCCAATTGGTTTGCTGTTGAGGCGTGGGAAGAAACATTACGGTTAACAAATCTTTCCCAATGGAAAAAAGGAACTTTTATTAATTTAGAACGTTCTCTGCGATTGGGTGATGAAATGGGAGGGCATTTAGTTTCTGGTCATATTGATGACTTAGCTGAAATTGTTGAACAAAAAAATGAAGGGGATGCAATTCGTTTTTATTTAAAAGCTTCAAGAAAATTTATGCCTTTTATTGTTTCTAAGGGATCACTTGCGCTTAATGGGACATCTTTGACTGTTAATAGTGTTGAAGATTGTGTTTTTGATGTTCTTATTATTCGCCATACACTTGAAATGACAACGTGGGGACAAGCTAAAATTGGAGATTGGGTTAATTTGGAAATTGACCAACTTGCTCGTTATGCTGCTAAGCTTTTTGCTTTTAAAAGAGAAGATGAATAA
- a CDS encoding MerR family transcriptional regulator translates to MDKSSDAFRTISEVAELLELPQHVLRFWETRFRQIKPMKRGGGRRYYRPVDVDLLNGIKQLLYDQGYTIKGVQRLLKENGVAFVSAFGNGDLDAMNVVIEKKHAGQTFENTSNKPKKSSFGLLSFMKNEGETSVGSVNLYKDKTDKALLQEILFELIECKRVLDRAR, encoded by the coding sequence ATGGATAAAAGCTCTGATGCTTTTCGCACAATTAGCGAAGTAGCCGAATTATTGGAGCTTCCGCAGCATGTTTTAAGATTCTGGGAAACACGTTTTAGGCAGATTAAACCAATGAAACGTGGGGGAGGAAGGCGTTACTATCGTCCTGTCGACGTTGATTTGCTTAATGGTATTAAGCAGTTATTGTACGATCAGGGTTATACGATAAAAGGTGTGCAGCGCCTTTTGAAAGAAAATGGTGTTGCTTTTGTGTCTGCATTTGGTAATGGCGATCTTGATGCTATGAATGTTGTCATAGAGAAAAAACATGCAGGACAAACTTTTGAAAATACGAGCAATAAACCTAAAAAGTCTTCTTTTGGGCTTTTGAGTTTCATGAAAAATGAGGGGGAAACCTCTGTTGGTTCTGTGAACCTTTACAAAGATAAAACTGATAAAGCATTATTGCAAGAAATCCTGTTTGAACTCATTGAATGTAAGCGTGTTCTTGATAGAGCACGATAA
- a CDS encoding outer membrane protein assembly factor BamE has product MPHIMALIRRKLLVGLSIASIVTLAGCGLLDSSGSSQIYREGYILDKNALSSISIGSSQEQVLLTLGTPSLKTKYDNEVFYYISQTRYRGMQFMKTKIIDRKVLAIYFNKNNQVTKVAHYGLQDGQVFDFITQTTPTITKEHPFLIQIIKGPANPPAPN; this is encoded by the coding sequence ATGCCTCACATAATGGCCTTAATCAGACGTAAATTGTTGGTTGGTCTATCAATAGCAAGTATCGTAACACTTGCGGGTTGTGGTCTTCTTGATTCTTCAGGGTCAAGCCAAATTTATAGAGAGGGTTATATTCTTGATAAAAATGCTCTAAGTTCTATTTCTATTGGCTCAAGTCAAGAGCAAGTTCTTTTAACTTTAGGAACACCTTCACTAAAAACAAAATATGATAATGAAGTTTTTTATTACATCTCACAAACACGTTATCGTGGGATGCAGTTTATGAAAACAAAGATTATTGACCGAAAAGTTTTAGCTATTTACTTCAATAAAAACAATCAGGTTACAAAAGTTGCTCACTATGGTCTACAGGACGGTCAAGTATTTGATTTCATTACGCAAACAACACCAACTATAACAAAAGAACACCCTTTCTTAATTCAAATTATAAAAGGTCCTGCGAATCCGCCAGCTCCTAATTAA
- a CDS encoding YceD family protein: MDVQNVSQMAFALAYPISVRSLPAKGIRVHLCANKKECTHLAQNHDLVEVKSCEGKFHILPWKKRGVRIKGLLQAHIVQLCVVTLEPLENILRENIEVVFVPEDSNLTKPKISEDTRELFLDVEGLDIPEVFYNDRIDIGAIMEEFFELSINHYPRKEGIKMHVVKNLEEAEKKFSPFSVLKKWK; the protein is encoded by the coding sequence ATGGATGTTCAAAACGTTTCTCAAATGGCATTTGCTTTGGCCTATCCAATATCCGTCCGTTCTCTTCCCGCTAAAGGGATAAGAGTTCATCTTTGTGCAAACAAAAAAGAATGTACACATTTAGCTCAAAATCATGATTTAGTTGAAGTAAAATCTTGTGAGGGAAAATTCCATATTCTTCCGTGGAAAAAACGCGGTGTGCGTATAAAAGGTTTGTTGCAAGCGCATATAGTACAGTTATGTGTTGTTACATTAGAACCATTAGAAAATATTCTCCGTGAAAATATTGAGGTTGTTTTTGTTCCCGAAGATTCAAATTTAACGAAGCCTAAAATATCAGAAGATACACGAGAATTGTTTTTAGATGTGGAAGGGCTTGATATACCGGAAGTATTTTATAATGATCGAATTGATATTGGCGCAATCATGGAAGAGTTTTTTGAGTTGTCTATTAATCATTATCCACGTAAAGAGGGGATAAAAATGCATGTGGTTAAAAATTTAGAAGAAGCAGAGAAAAAGTTTTCGCCATTTTCTGTTTTGAAAAAATGGAAGTGA
- the thrS gene encoding threonine--tRNA ligase gives MSCSISLSFPDGSKRNYPAEMTGLELAESISKSLAKKAVVYSLDGIMRDLSDPLGQSGQVEIITREDSRALELIRHDCAHVLAEAVQELFPETQVTIGPVIENGFYYDFARQQPFTLDDLSVIEKKMREIIQRNKPFRKEIWSREKARKVFSEKKEFYKVELIDSIPDNQDLKIYYQGEWFDLCRGPHMQSTGQIGNAFKLMKVAGAYWRGDANNPMLTRIYGTAFANENDLKAYLHMLEEAEKRDHRRLGREMNLFHFQEEGPGMIFWHQKGWKMFQNLINYMRRRLDDHQYAEVNAPQVLDRSLWEISGHWGWYKENMFKAIPAAEDSDHGNVYALKPMNCPGHVQIFKHGLKSYRDLPIRLAEFGLVHRYEPSGSLHGLMRVRGFTQDDAHIFCTDEQLADECLNINDLILSTYADFGFKEISLKLSTRPEKRVGSDALWDHAESIMESVLKKIETKFAGQIKTSILPGEGAFYGPKFEYTLKDAIGREWQCGTTQIDFNLPERFGAFYIDKNSEKRQPVMIHRAIFGSMERFLGILIENFAGHMPLWLAPEQIVVATITSEANEYAQKITARLKAAGLSAATDLRKEKINYKIREHSLQKVPVILVCGKRESETNSVNMRRLGSPNQTLLSVEDAIKQLLNEATPPDLQRIINA, from the coding sequence ATGTCTTGCTCTATTTCTCTTTCTTTTCCCGATGGTTCAAAACGTAATTACCCTGCCGAAATGACGGGCTTGGAATTAGCGGAATCCATTTCTAAATCACTCGCAAAAAAAGCAGTCGTCTATAGTCTTGATGGCATTATGCGAGATCTATCAGATCCATTAGGACAGTCTGGTCAAGTAGAGATCATTACCCGAGAAGATTCACGGGCTCTTGAACTCATAAGGCATGATTGCGCCCATGTCCTTGCTGAAGCAGTGCAAGAACTCTTTCCTGAAACGCAAGTGACAATAGGTCCTGTGATTGAAAACGGCTTCTATTATGATTTTGCACGCCAACAACCTTTTACGTTAGATGACCTCAGCGTCATTGAAAAGAAAATGCGTGAAATTATCCAACGCAATAAACCTTTTAGAAAAGAAATTTGGTCTCGTGAAAAAGCAAGAAAAGTTTTTTCTGAGAAAAAGGAGTTTTATAAAGTTGAACTTATTGATAGTATCCCTGACAATCAAGATTTAAAAATCTATTATCAAGGGGAATGGTTTGATCTTTGTCGCGGACCGCACATGCAATCTACAGGGCAAATTGGAAATGCTTTCAAATTAATGAAAGTCGCAGGAGCTTACTGGCGTGGCGATGCCAATAACCCAATGCTTACGAGAATTTATGGAACAGCATTTGCAAATGAAAATGACTTAAAAGCCTATCTTCATATGTTAGAAGAAGCTGAAAAACGTGATCATCGCCGCTTGGGACGTGAAATGAACTTATTTCATTTTCAAGAAGAAGGACCTGGAATGATTTTTTGGCATCAAAAGGGCTGGAAAATGTTCCAAAATTTGATCAATTATATGCGTAGACGCCTTGACGATCACCAATATGCCGAAGTAAATGCACCACAAGTTCTCGATAGATCACTTTGGGAAATATCGGGGCATTGGGGCTGGTATAAAGAAAATATGTTCAAAGCAATTCCAGCAGCAGAAGATTCAGACCATGGGAATGTTTATGCCCTTAAACCAATGAATTGTCCTGGTCATGTGCAAATTTTTAAACATGGCTTAAAATCTTATCGTGATTTGCCTATTAGACTTGCTGAATTTGGTCTTGTTCATCGTTATGAGCCTTCAGGATCTTTGCATGGCCTTATGCGTGTGCGTGGTTTTACACAAGATGACGCGCATATTTTTTGTACTGATGAACAATTAGCTGATGAATGTCTCAATATTAATGATCTTATTTTATCAACTTATGCTGATTTTGGTTTTAAAGAAATCAGTCTTAAGCTTTCAACACGTCCAGAAAAACGAGTTGGATCTGATGCATTATGGGATCATGCAGAAAGTATCATGGAATCTGTCCTTAAAAAAATTGAAACAAAGTTTGCGGGACAAATCAAAACAAGTATCCTTCCAGGTGAGGGAGCCTTTTATGGTCCAAAGTTTGAATATACATTAAAGGATGCTATCGGTCGTGAATGGCAATGTGGAACAACACAAATAGACTTTAATCTTCCTGAACGTTTTGGTGCATTCTATATTGATAAAAATTCAGAAAAACGCCAACCTGTTATGATCCATCGTGCCATTTTTGGATCAATGGAGCGTTTTCTTGGTATATTAATCGAAAATTTTGCTGGACACATGCCACTTTGGCTTGCTCCTGAACAAATTGTTGTCGCAACAATTACATCCGAAGCAAATGAATATGCACAGAAAATAACGGCAAGACTTAAAGCTGCTGGGCTTTCGGCAGCAACAGATCTTCGCAAAGAAAAAATTAACTATAAAATACGAGAACATTCTTTACAAAAAGTTCCCGTTATTTTGGTCTGTGGCAAACGTGAGTCTGAAACAAACAGCGTAAATATGCGTCGCTTAGGAAGTCCGAATCAAACCCTTTTATCTGTAGAAGATGCAATTAAGCAACTTTTAAATGAGGCCACGCCTCCAGATTTACAGCGTATAATAAATGCATAA
- a CDS encoding 6,7-dimethyl-8-ribityllumazine synthase encodes MVKEIRKRPHVLIVEARFYEQISDALLKGAVSTLQKAEASYDIITVPGALEIPAAIAFAEQNKISYDGYVALGCVIRGETYHFEIVSNDSCRALMDLAVHKNLAIGNGILTVENEEQAWRRAKQDDKNKGGFAAEAALCMIALKKRFGDNH; translated from the coding sequence ATGGTAAAAGAGATACGTAAAAGGCCTCACGTATTGATTGTTGAAGCACGTTTTTATGAACAGATTTCTGATGCACTTTTGAAAGGTGCTGTAAGTACTTTGCAAAAAGCTGAAGCAAGTTATGATATTATAACAGTTCCAGGAGCCTTAGAAATACCAGCTGCAATAGCTTTTGCTGAACAAAATAAGATATCTTATGATGGTTATGTTGCGCTGGGTTGTGTTATTCGGGGTGAAACATATCATTTTGAAATTGTTTCCAATGATTCTTGTCGGGCCTTGATGGATTTAGCCGTTCATAAGAACTTAGCTATTGGAAATGGTATTTTAACTGTTGAAAATGAAGAGCAAGCATGGAGACGCGCAAAACAAGATGACAAAAATAAAGGTGGTTTTGCGGCTGAAGCTGCTTTATGCATGATCGCTCTAAAAAAGAGATTTGGAGATAATCATTAA
- a CDS encoding integration host factor subunit alpha yields MTSKTVTRADLASVVCKKVGLSHTESAALVELVLDEICNSLVRGEAVKLSSFATFQVRSKNERIGRNPKTGVEAPIPPRRVVTFKAANILKQRILDSHRARQKNNLS; encoded by the coding sequence ATGACAAGTAAGACAGTAACGCGTGCAGATTTAGCGAGCGTAGTTTGTAAAAAAGTGGGCTTGTCACATACTGAATCAGCAGCTTTGGTCGAATTGGTTTTGGATGAGATTTGCAACTCACTTGTAAGAGGTGAAGCGGTTAAATTATCTTCTTTTGCAACTTTTCAGGTTCGCAGTAAGAATGAGCGTATTGGACGCAATCCCAAAACAGGTGTTGAAGCACCTATTCCGCCGCGACGTGTTGTGACGTTTAAGGCTGCAAATATCCTTAAACAGAGAATTTTAGATTCGCATCGTGCAAGACAGAAAAATAATCTCTCATAA
- the yidD gene encoding membrane protein insertion efficiency factor YidD encodes MLNSQFRQKKTSRNYTGTWEKTPGRLLGIFLIRFYQITLSSFIGNQCRHAPTCSEYIYEAIARHGLWAGGWMGLFRIIRCGPFGTDGFDPVPPSLGNSCCFYKPWHYWKISEKHNK; translated from the coding sequence ATGCTCAACTCACAGTTTCGACAAAAAAAAACGTCTCGAAACTACACAGGGACTTGGGAAAAAACACCTGGACGATTACTGGGCATTTTTTTAATACGTTTCTATCAAATAACACTTTCGAGTTTTATAGGCAACCAGTGTCGCCATGCCCCAACTTGTTCAGAATATATATATGAAGCAATCGCACGCCATGGGCTTTGGGCTGGTGGATGGATGGGCCTCTTTCGTATCATACGTTGTGGTCCCTTTGGAACAGATGGTTTTGATCCAGTACCTCCTTCACTTGGAAACTCTTGCTGTTTTTATAAACCTTGGCATTACTGGAAAATTTCTGAAAAACACAACAAATAA
- a CDS encoding alpha/beta hydrolase, with protein sequence MRSRVILRYFTLLICISLLSACSDSRAVLWHGIHATPSMIAVQKEVESKPILPKAIVPVYIATSRMMQNNYAQPYGSERSNKVHYNRVDVGIPQQHVKGLVEINAYKPTHDKYFAAVSLQKYDNKEQFKQQLNAALEKKPKGKREIFLFIHGYNNNFADGTFRTAQFTYDYSLDVVTVHYSWPSAGSVPLYIYDRDSANFARDGLIELLTLISKTKADRISVIAHSMGNFVIMEAFRTLALQGKYEPIRHITSLLMAAPDIDIDVFERQLKDIKKLPQPTAILVSRADKALAVSGRLTGGHHRVGDGSDIEMLRKNGIAVLDFSHVDGGTHDVFASSPTLMALSREGSLASTIMQGTELSPSQALLADSSTVLEKTTHLILYTPLRFLSPRIPGR encoded by the coding sequence GTGAGAAGTAGAGTGATTCTAAGATATTTTACACTTCTTATTTGTATTTCTTTATTATCAGCATGTAGTGATTCACGTGCCGTCCTGTGGCATGGTATACATGCAACGCCATCTATGATTGCAGTGCAAAAGGAAGTTGAAAGCAAGCCAATTCTTCCGAAAGCCATTGTTCCAGTGTATATTGCAACAAGTCGTATGATGCAAAATAATTATGCTCAGCCTTATGGCTCAGAGCGATCGAATAAAGTACATTATAATCGCGTCGACGTAGGAATTCCTCAGCAACATGTAAAGGGACTTGTTGAAATAAATGCGTATAAACCTACCCATGATAAATATTTTGCAGCAGTCTCATTGCAAAAATATGATAATAAAGAACAATTTAAACAACAATTAAATGCTGCTTTAGAAAAAAAACCGAAAGGAAAAAGAGAAATTTTTCTTTTTATCCATGGCTATAATAACAATTTTGCAGATGGCACATTTCGTACTGCTCAGTTTACATATGATTATTCTTTAGATGTTGTTACTGTACATTATTCTTGGCCTTCTGCTGGATCTGTACCTCTTTATATTTATGATCGTGATAGCGCCAATTTTGCTCGTGATGGACTCATAGAGCTTTTAACACTCATCAGTAAAACCAAGGCAGATCGAATTTCTGTTATTGCCCATTCTATGGGCAACTTCGTTATCATGGAAGCATTTAGGACTTTAGCATTACAGGGAAAATATGAACCTATTCGTCATATTACAAGTCTTTTAATGGCAGCGCCAGACATTGATATTGATGTATTTGAACGCCAACTTAAAGATATTAAAAAATTACCTCAACCAACCGCCATTTTAGTATCTCGTGCGGATAAAGCACTCGCTGTTTCAGGGCGTCTTACCGGTGGACATCATCGGGTGGGAGATGGTTCAGACATTGAAATGTTACGTAAAAATGGTATAGCTGTCCTTGATTTCTCTCATGTTGATGGTGGAACGCATGATGTTTTTGCTTCTTCACCGACGTTGATGGCGCTTTCTCGAGAGGGGTCATTGGCTTCAACAATTATGCAGGGTACAGAGTTATCACCTAGTCAAGCGCTTCTTGCTGATAGTAGCACTGTATTAGAGAAAACGACACATCTTATTCTTTATACGCCTTTGCGTTTTCTCTCTCCACGGATTCCGGGTCGATAG
- a CDS encoding beta-ketoacyl-ACP synthase III, whose protein sequence is MIRSIIRGVGSALPKRSLSNDEIAKFVETSDSWIVQRTGIHQRYIANENETTVSLGVEAAQAALINAGLTIKDIDCIILATSTPNRTFPASAVEIQNALGMSHGFAFDIQAVCSGFIFALTTGDAYLRCGAAKRILVIGSDTFSRILDWEDRTTCVLFGDGAGAAVLEAQEVERQGAFERGILSSKLRSDGAYIDKLYVDGGPSTTQTTGYLRMEGREVFKYAVGMITDVVDDCFAAAGMDSSQLDWFVPHQANKRIIEASAKKLRISPDKVVITINQHGNTSAASVPLALTTALCDGRIKKGDLVMLEAMGGGFTWGAVLIRW, encoded by the coding sequence ATGATTCGATCAATTATACGTGGTGTAGGAAGTGCTTTGCCGAAAAGAAGTTTATCAAATGATGAGATTGCAAAGTTTGTTGAAACGTCAGATTCATGGATTGTTCAACGTACAGGAATACATCAACGTTATATTGCCAATGAAAATGAAACAACCGTTTCTTTAGGCGTTGAAGCTGCGCAAGCAGCTCTTATAAATGCTGGTCTTACAATAAAAGATATTGATTGTATTATTTTAGCAACTTCAACGCCAAATCGTACGTTTCCTGCTTCTGCTGTTGAAATTCAGAATGCTTTGGGAATGAGCCATGGATTTGCTTTTGATATTCAAGCTGTTTGCTCTGGTTTTATTTTTGCTTTAACAACAGGAGATGCTTATTTACGCTGTGGAGCCGCTAAAAGAATTTTAGTGATTGGGTCCGATACATTTTCTCGAATTTTAGATTGGGAAGACCGTACAACATGTGTTTTGTTTGGTGATGGTGCGGGGGCTGCTGTTTTGGAAGCACAAGAGGTTGAGAGGCAAGGTGCTTTTGAGCGTGGTATATTATCTTCAAAATTGCGTTCTGATGGCGCTTATATCGATAAGTTGTATGTCGATGGTGGACCTTCAACAACACAAACGACAGGTTATTTGCGTATGGAAGGACGAGAAGTTTTTAAATATGCTGTTGGTATGATAACGGATGTGGTTGATGATTGTTTCGCCGCTGCAGGTATGGATTCTTCACAACTCGATTGGTTTGTGCCTCATCAGGCTAATAAGCGTATTATTGAAGCATCTGCTAAAAAACTGAGAATTTCGCCAGATAAAGTTGTGATTACCATTAATCAACATGGTAATACGTCTGCAGCATCAGTTCCATTGGCTTTAACCACAGCTCTTTGCGATGGAAGAATAAAAAAAGGAGATCTTGTTATGTTAGAAGCCATGGGAGGTGGATTTACATGGGGAGCAGTTCTTATTCGTTGGTAA
- the plsX gene encoding phosphate acyltransferase PlsX, with protein MIRISVDVMGGDYGPEAAIAGAAIVQKYLSDVYFLFYGIEEVVRPVLKKYPRLDSVSRFYSTESYTRMDEKPSQALRNGRGKSSMWYAIEAVKNGEADACISAGNTGALMAMSYFCLKMLAEAERPGIAGIWPTLRRESIVLDIGATIGASARQLVDLAVMGAGMFRALYHTEKPSVGLLNVGVEEVKGLYEIKKAGMILREVQLEGLEYKGFVEGNDIGKGTVDVVVTEGFSGNIALKTAEGTARQIAEILNSALRSSFLASLGYFLSRGAFRTLKNKMDPDRVNGGVLLGLNGVVIKSHGSANANGFASAIRVGYEMVNNGLLQKITADLRRFHENKDTLFDQEDEVVMSGESL; from the coding sequence GTGATTAGAATTTCTGTGGATGTCATGGGTGGTGATTACGGTCCAGAAGCAGCTATTGCAGGAGCAGCAATTGTCCAAAAATATTTATCAGATGTTTATTTTTTATTTTATGGGATAGAAGAGGTCGTTCGGCCGGTTTTAAAAAAATATCCCCGTTTAGATTCTGTATCGCGCTTTTATTCTACAGAAAGCTACACACGCATGGATGAAAAGCCAAGCCAAGCCCTTCGCAATGGACGTGGTAAATCATCAATGTGGTATGCCATTGAAGCGGTAAAAAATGGTGAAGCTGATGCTTGCATTTCTGCTGGTAATACGGGGGCGCTTATGGCTATGTCTTATTTTTGTTTAAAAATGTTGGCAGAGGCTGAACGTCCTGGTATTGCGGGTATCTGGCCAACCCTTCGCAGGGAGAGTATCGTTTTAGATATTGGAGCAACGATTGGTGCATCTGCTCGTCAGTTAGTCGATCTGGCGGTTATGGGGGCGGGGATGTTTCGCGCTTTATATCATACGGAAAAACCAAGTGTTGGACTTTTAAATGTGGGAGTGGAAGAGGTTAAGGGACTTTATGAAATAAAAAAAGCAGGCATGATACTGCGTGAAGTGCAATTAGAAGGATTGGAATATAAAGGATTTGTTGAGGGCAATGACATTGGAAAAGGAACAGTTGATGTTGTTGTAACAGAAGGGTTTTCTGGTAATATTGCTTTAAAAACTGCAGAAGGGACCGCACGACAGATAGCAGAGATTTTAAATTCTGCCCTGCGCAGTTCTTTTTTAGCATCTCTTGGTTATTTTTTATCGCGGGGGGCTTTTCGTACACTGAAAAATAAAATGGATCCCGATAGGGTGAATGGAGGCGTTCTTTTAGGTTTGAATGGTGTTGTCATAAAAAGTCATGGCAGTGCAAATGCTAATGGCTTTGCTTCTGCTATCCGTGTTGGTTATGAAATGGTTAATAATGGGCTTTTACAAAAAATAACGGCTGATTTACGGCGGTTTCATGAGAATAAAGATACACTTTTTGATCAGGAAGATGAAGTGGTGATGAGTGGAGAATCCTTATGA
- a CDS encoding iron-sulfur cluster assembly scaffold protein: protein MSGNIYNDKILEYAAHISRIGRLNNPDATSKKYAHPCGSTITVDLKVKDYIVIDFAHEIHACVLGQASASLLASHIIGQTIQDLKILRKVIYQMLTQNGPSPQAPFEDFSCLQPIKNYKMRHAATLLPFDATIDCIQQIEEKRRK, encoded by the coding sequence ATGAGTGGCAATATCTATAATGATAAAATACTTGAATATGCTGCGCATATAAGCAGAATTGGGCGTCTTAATAATCCCGATGCAACATCAAAAAAATATGCACATCCTTGCGGCTCAACAATCACTGTAGATTTAAAAGTGAAAGATTATATCGTGATAGATTTTGCTCACGAAATACATGCATGTGTTCTAGGGCAAGCCTCAGCGTCACTTTTAGCATCTCATATTATCGGACAAACAATACAAGATCTTAAAATATTACGTAAAGTTATCTATCAAATGCTAACGCAGAATGGTCCTTCTCCTCAAGCTCCCTTTGAAGATTTTTCTTGCTTACAGCCCATTAAAAACTATAAAATGCGCCATGCTGCAACACTACTACCCTTTGATGCGACAATAGACTGCATTCAACAAATTGAAGAAAAAAGAAGAAAATAA
- the nusB gene encoding transcription antitermination factor NusB, translating to MPDIKSRDFPRSANKRGAARLAAVQALYQMDIVGSGVMETAAEYEAYRLGKDIDGDQYLEADFQWFLAIITGVVKDQKQLDPLLHQQLSAEWSLSRLDSILRAILRAALWELINRKDVPVAVVMNEYVDIAKAFFEGDEPKLVNAVLDSMAKKVRF from the coding sequence ATGCCTGATATAAAAAGCAGAGATTTTCCGCGTTCAGCTAATAAACGTGGAGCAGCAAGGCTAGCTGCAGTTCAGGCTCTCTATCAAATGGATATTGTGGGATCGGGAGTGATGGAAACGGCTGCTGAGTATGAGGCTTATCGTTTGGGAAAAGATATTGATGGAGACCAGTATCTTGAAGCTGATTTTCAATGGTTTTTGGCGATTATAACGGGCGTTGTAAAAGACCAAAAGCAGCTTGATCCTCTGCTTCATCAACAGCTTTCTGCAGAATGGTCTCTTTCACGTCTTGATTCTATATTGCGAGCAATTTTACGAGCCGCTTTATGGGAGCTGATCAACCGTAAAGATGTCCCTGTTGCGGTCGTCATGAATGAATATGTTGATATAGCCAAAGCATTTTTTGAAGGTGATGAGCCAAAACTTGTTAACGCAGTTCTCGACAGTATGGCAAAAAAAGTTCGTTTTTAA
- the folE gene encoding GTP cyclohydrolase I FolE — protein MRNVVKEGAKDSFLSKEECPSIEEVEEAIRTLLLWVGENPRREGLLETPKRIAKAYRELFNGYRQSVEETLGTVFEEVSGYNESVIVKNIPFYSHCEHHMIPIIGKAHIAYLPDAKIVGLSKIARIVDIFSRRLQTQEAMTAQVAHALEVHLKPRGVAVLIEAEHMCMAMRGIQKQGSTTITKKFHGYYEKDQAARAHFMMMVQKSS, from the coding sequence ATGCGTAATGTTGTTAAAGAAGGTGCAAAAGATTCTTTTTTATCTAAAGAAGAGTGTCCGAGTATTGAAGAGGTGGAAGAAGCGATTCGTACATTACTCTTATGGGTCGGGGAAAATCCAAGGAGAGAAGGGCTTTTAGAGACTCCAAAACGTATAGCCAAGGCATATCGCGAGCTTTTTAATGGTTATCGCCAATCAGTTGAAGAAACCTTAGGAACAGTTTTTGAAGAGGTTTCAGGATACAATGAATCGGTAATCGTAAAAAATATTCCTTTTTATTCGCATTGTGAACATCATATGATTCCGATTATTGGAAAAGCGCATATAGCCTATCTTCCTGATGCAAAAATTGTTGGTCTTTCAAAAATTGCGCGTATTGTAGATATTTTTTCTCGTCGTTTGCAAACACAAGAAGCGATGACAGCACAAGTGGCTCATGCTTTAGAAGTGCACCTGAAACCTCGTGGTGTAGCCGTATTGATCGAAGCTGAGCACATGTGTATGGCTATGAGAGGAATCCAAAAGCAGGGCTCTACAACAATTACAAAAAAATTTCATGGTTATTATGAAAAAGATCAAGCTGCACGAGCTCATTTTATGATGATGGTTCAAAAATCATCGTAA